The DNA sequence CGTCCACTTCAAGCTCCAGCAAGCTGATGTGGAGCAGAATAACATCAAGGGCGAAAAGCGCTTTTTCCTGCCTGTGCTGGATAGTATTACCTGGGACGAAACAGAGCACACGCTGACCATTCCCTTCCATTTCCGACCGCTGACCGAACAGGAAGCTATTGCCTACGGCCAGAAGAACCAGCAGGAATCCATTATTGCCAAAACGAAGGAAGAAATTCCCGGGCGCGTCAAAGCCTTGGAACAAATTCCTGAGCATTCCAAAACCGATATACTGGCTGCTCTCACGACCGAGCGGCGTAAGACGGAGAAAGGCGAGAGCGTATCGTGGCTGGAGCATCACCTGCGCCAGTACACCCGGCGCAACACGAGCGACTTTTTCATCCACAAGGACCTGCGCGGCTTTCTCTCTCGCGAATTGGACTTTTACCTGAAAAACGAAGTGCTCAATCTGGAGGAGATGGAAGCCGCCGGCGAGCACCTTTCCGAAGGCTGGTTTCAACTTATGCGCCTCATCAAGCGCATTGGGCTACGCATCATTGAGTTCCTCGCACAGATCGAGGACTTCCAGAAGATGCTCTGGGAGAAGAAAAAGTTCGTCACCGAGACGTTCTACGTCATCACGGTGGGCAACATTCCTCAGGAGTTCTACCCGGAGATTGCAACCTGCGAGGCGCAGTGGGCGGAGTGGGAGCAACTGGGGCTGACCGCCGGGAACGCAGGCGTCTCGCCTGCAAATCCTGGGAGCGCAGGCGTCTCGCTTGCCACACCTTTGCAGCACAAAGGGTGGTACACGCGCGGCTACTTGCCCCACTTCGACTCGGCAAACGTGCTTCAATTTATCACTTTCCGCCTCCATGACTCGGTTCCCGAAGAAGTCATCAAGCACTGGAAGCAGGAACTTCACTGGCATGAGCAGTTAGGTGCCGACTCGAAAGAAGCTGTGGAACTGCGCAAGCGAATTGAGAAGTATCAAGACAGCGGCAAAGGCGCTTGTTACCTGCGCGACGAACGTATTGCTCATCTGGTTCAAGATGCCTTGAAGCACTTTGATGGAGAGCGCTATCGCCTCATCGCCTGGTGCATCATGCCCAATCACGTTCACGTGCTGATTGAGATGATGGATGAACCGCTTCAGAAAATCATTCAGAGTTGGAAGTCCTACACAGCGCATGAGGCGAATAAAATCCTGGGCGAAAGGAAAGCATTTTGGAGCCCGGATTACTTCGACCGCTACATTCGTGATGAAAAGCACTTTAACGCCACTGTGGAATACATCTTGCAGAACCCGGTCAAAGCGGGTCTGGTTGACTCACCCGAAAAATGGCCGTGGTGCGGATATATTGCTGGGAACGCAGGCGTCTCGCCTGCATCAGGTCCTTCTGCATTCACTGGCGGACGGGACGTCCGCGATCCCAGGACAACGCACAGAATTGAATTTCTTAAGGCCCACCCCACGCTGCCGCTCGATACCCGCCACTTCCCACCCGAGTTTACAGACCGCCTTTTGGCTTCGTTCGACAACCTCGACGAGCGGACCGACGGCCTGCTGATTCACAGCGAAAACTGGCAGGCGCTCAATCTCCTGCAGGAAAAGTACCGCGATCGGGTGAAGTGCATTTACATTGACCCGCCGTATAATACCGCCGCGTCAGAAATTTTGTATAAAAATGACTACAAGCATTCCTCTTGGCTTGCTCTGCTTGCAGAGCGAATCATCCTTGTGAGGTCTATACTGGAAAGTGATGGACAATTGTGTATCGCAATTGACGATTCAGAGTTTAGTCGCCTACACCTAGCGATACAGACACTTTTGGGAGCCGATTCAATTTTAGGCACTGTTGCCGTTCGAAGTAATCCTGCGGGCAGATCGGCTTTAACCGGTTTCTCTGTGTCACATGATTACGCAATCTTTGTTGGTGTTTCTAGAGAATCCACAGTCGGCGAACTAGCGAAAAGTGATCGCCAAATTGCAAGATATAGTGAATCAGACGCTAAAGGACAATTTGAATGGGTGAATTTTCGTAAGCACGGTGGGTTGAATGCTAATAGGTTCGCAAGGCCCAAACTGTTTTATCCGATATACGCAGGTATAGATGGTCGTGTTCGTATCCCAGCAATGGAGTGGAATGAGGCAAGTCGTAGTTGGATTATTCTAGAAAATCCAACAACGCAGGAAACAGTGGTCTGGCCAATAGATGAAAGAGGAGGTGAGAGAACTTGGAAATGGGGACACGAGACAGTAATGAATAACCTATCTGAGTTGACCGCAAGGCCAGATAGGTCTGGTAGGTTAGGAGTTTACATGAAATCACGCATGCGTGGCGGGACTTTACCGCCCACACTTTGGGTTGATAGCAAGTACTCAGCAGCAGACTATGGCACTAACTTACTGGGGCATATTTTGGGCAATACAATTCTATTTTCCTTTCCGAAATCAATTTATACAGTTGGTGATTCTCTCCGAGTATGTAATCTCACAGGTGAAGACCTAACTCTTGACTACTTCGCCGGCTCGGGTACGACTGGCCATGCCGTCATCAACCTGAACCGCGAAGACGGCGGGCGGCGCAAGTTCATCCTGGTGGAGATGGCGCACTACTTTGACACCGTGCTGCTGCCGCGCATCAAGAAGGTCACCTTCTCCCCGGAGTGGAAGGACGGCAAACCCAAGCGTATGGCCACTGCCGAGGAAGCCGAACGCTCCCCGCGCATCGTCAAAGTCATCCGCCTGGAATCGTACGAAGACGCACTCAACAACCTAACCTTCGACGACCAAAGCGGCATGAAGGCGCTGGAGCTGTTCAAAGATGAGTATCTCCTGCGCTATATGCTCCGCTGGGAGACGCGCAAAAGTGAAACTCTGCTGGATGTGGAGAAACTGCAAACGCCGTTCTCTTACAAACTCCGCATCCACCGCGACGGCGAGACGCGCGAACGGCTGGTGGATTTGCCGGAAACGTTCAATTACCTGCTTGGGCTGGATGTGCAGACGCGCAAGGTCTATATGCGCAGGCGAGACGCCTG is a window from the Blastocatellia bacterium genome containing:
- a CDS encoding DNA methyltransferase; its protein translation is MQEERVHQKKFQDLLRELFEFDCAELDFGIYRIMNHKRAVIEQFISKDLPEVIADELASGALAEQGQARKVLDEARNKVIETLGDSAFTADGSLKPEYHSTPVGKAYLEALAKAQGARSTEALETDVYNHLYTFFSRYWQDGDFISKRRYSRKERYAIPYNGEEVYLYWANHDQYYIKTGEYFTDYSWKAPNGVTVHFKLQQADVEQNNIKGEKRFFLPVLDSITWDETEHTLTIPFHFRPLTEQEAIAYGQKNQQESIIAKTKEEIPGRVKALEQIPEHSKTDILAALTTERRKTEKGESVSWLEHHLRQYTRRNTSDFFIHKDLRGFLSRELDFYLKNEVLNLEEMEAAGEHLSEGWFQLMRLIKRIGLRIIEFLAQIEDFQKMLWEKKKFVTETFYVITVGNIPQEFYPEIATCEAQWAEWEQLGLTAGNAGVSPANPGSAGVSLATPLQHKGWYTRGYLPHFDSANVLQFITFRLHDSVPEEVIKHWKQELHWHEQLGADSKEAVELRKRIEKYQDSGKGACYLRDERIAHLVQDALKHFDGERYRLIAWCIMPNHVHVLIEMMDEPLQKIIQSWKSYTAHEANKILGERKAFWSPDYFDRYIRDEKHFNATVEYILQNPVKAGLVDSPEKWPWCGYIAGNAGVSPASGPSAFTGGRDVRDPRTTHRIEFLKAHPTLPLDTRHFPPEFTDRLLASFDNLDERTDGLLIHSENWQALNLLQEKYRDRVKCIYIDPPYNTAASEILYKNDYKHSSWLALLAERIILVRSILESDGQLCIAIDDSEFSRLHLAIQTLLGADSILGTVAVRSNPAGRSALTGFSVSHDYAIFVGVSRESTVGELAKSDRQIARYSESDAKGQFEWVNFRKHGGLNANRFARPKLFYPIYAGIDGRVRIPAMEWNEASRSWIILENPTTQETVVWPIDERGGERTWKWGHETVMNNLSELTARPDRSGRLGVYMKSRMRGGTLPPTLWVDSKYSAADYGTNLLGHILGNTILFSFPKSIYTVGDSLRVCNLTGEDLTLDYFAGSGTTGHAVINLNREDGGRRKFILVEMAHYFDTVLLPRIKKVTFSPEWKDGKPKRMATAEEAERSPRIVKVIRLESYEDALNNLTFDDQSGMKALELFKDEYLLRYMLRWETRKSETLLDVEKLQTPFSYKLRIHRDGETRERLVDLPETFNYLLGLDVQTRKVYMRRRDACDPREAGNVDVPAGNADVSSAKHYLIYRGTLRNGRTVAVIWRDTQGWNKEDYERDRDFVAEEKLTDGAEEVFVNGDSFIPDAQALDVLFKERMFAGVEG